A portion of the Desertifilum tharense IPPAS B-1220 genome contains these proteins:
- a CDS encoding YdcF family protein has protein sequence MGVLTALASYGFIRNTQTLAEASRSPVDAYLMLGGSIRREIYMAEVVRRESPQNIPILISQGSQDPCIVLIFQRALASMSNVWLEKCANSTFGNFYYALPILQQWGVQKLKLVTSGSHQKRALWLGQIMLGSHGIWVELEAVSEKGVPANRESRLKTTLDITRALGWAIISQFRTPSCHAVIPLDDVNLAQWRERGFSCEHQGNLQ, from the coding sequence TTGGGGGTTTTGACTGCACTCGCAAGTTATGGGTTCATTCGCAATACACAGACATTAGCTGAGGCCTCCCGCTCGCCTGTTGATGCCTATCTTATGCTAGGAGGTAGCATTCGGCGAGAAATTTATATGGCGGAGGTTGTCCGGCGCGAGTCGCCTCAAAACATCCCCATTTTAATCTCTCAAGGCTCGCAAGACCCTTGTATTGTACTCATCTTTCAACGAGCCTTGGCCTCAATGTCCAATGTTTGGCTCGAAAAATGTGCTAACTCGACTTTTGGTAATTTTTACTACGCTTTGCCGATTCTGCAACAGTGGGGGGTGCAGAAACTGAAGCTTGTCACCTCTGGCAGCCATCAAAAAAGGGCGCTATGGTTAGGGCAAATTATGCTAGGCAGTCATGGAATTTGGGTCGAACTAGAAGCCGTTTCTGAAAAAGGAGTCCCCGCCAATCGAGAGTCGAGACTCAAAACAACCCTAGATATTACTCGCGCTTTAGGATGGGCAATCATCAGCCAGTTTCGCACCCCCAGTTGCCATGCAGTGATTCCCCTAGACGATGTGAATTTGGCTCAGTGGCGAGAACGGGGTTTTTCCTGCGAACATCAAGGAAATCTACAATAG
- a CDS encoding glycosyltransferase family 2 protein: MDRQPFLSIVTPTLGRFSADWLEQLLQVRGSVEFVLVYPPHEKIQPPDDPRLRVLYSAYRGEFMQRVTGLLNARGQYVLALDDDDFVHPDVVEIAEAYFHRFSESWVLRLNQLPVDIFDAISLKRPWQPLPKVQQLEICRKTPENPFPFQQGNYQGLLEVPIAPLEKKVDWRYLLMPWIKRTDGEGYHFENFNNIIWSTERVKPALAKLVQSSQLISALTLVPNWTLDRSLGLYLQAQEFEKETIIGHWMPKPEQIRRTTKPPELRPLRTHIASDFLLLKSFPQYGYFWNIVIHESYGMLKTIARSLKRQHLFSQAYTSQILDKSQASVGESYANPLSGRSDRV, from the coding sequence ATGGATCGGCAACCCTTTCTATCAATTGTAACGCCTACATTGGGTCGGTTTTCTGCTGATTGGTTAGAACAACTTTTGCAAGTTCGCGGTTCGGTTGAGTTTGTCCTGGTTTATCCGCCTCACGAGAAGATTCAACCCCCAGACGATCCTCGCCTGCGAGTTCTCTATAGCGCCTATCGCGGTGAGTTTATGCAGCGCGTTACGGGACTTTTAAATGCGCGAGGACAATATGTTTTAGCGCTTGATGATGATGATTTTGTTCACCCAGATGTGGTAGAGATTGCCGAGGCTTATTTTCATCGCTTTTCTGAGAGTTGGGTATTGCGTTTAAATCAGCTTCCAGTTGATATTTTTGATGCGATTAGCCTAAAAAGACCGTGGCAACCTTTACCCAAGGTTCAACAATTAGAAATTTGCCGCAAGACTCCAGAAAATCCGTTTCCGTTTCAGCAGGGCAATTACCAAGGGTTGTTAGAGGTTCCCATTGCTCCTTTAGAGAAAAAAGTCGATTGGCGCTATCTTTTAATGCCTTGGATTAAGCGAACGGATGGGGAAGGATATCATTTTGAGAACTTTAATAATATTATTTGGTCTACTGAACGGGTGAAACCAGCTTTAGCAAAACTTGTCCAATCCAGTCAACTGATTAGTGCTTTAACTTTAGTCCCCAATTGGACTTTAGACCGTTCGTTGGGTTTATATTTGCAGGCTCAAGAGTTTGAAAAAGAAACAATTATTGGTCATTGGATGCCCAAGCCAGAGCAAATTCGTCGAACAACTAAGCCACCTGAATTAAGACCGTTGCGGACTCATATTGCGTCAGACTTTTTGTTGTTAAAATCTTTTCCGCAGTATGGATATTTTTGGAATATTGTCATTCATGAATCTTACGGCATGTTGAAAACGATAGCGCGATCGCTCAAACGCCAGCACTTATTTTCTCAAGCCTATACAAGCCAAATTCTTGACAAATCTCAGGCGTCAGTCGGCGAAAGTTACGCCAATCCTTTAAGCGGGAGATCGGATCGAGTTTAA
- a CDS encoding glycosyltransferase family A protein, whose translation MLAFIIPLKSRQVSDSWIGVSQLFERCLKSVCQQSGAEFRVIVVCNERPAISFHHPAVSYLEVDFLPTDLSFPAKGLDKGRRIVEGLVAARDFSPTHIAIVDADDCVSKRLAGFVKQHPESEGWFFDRGYLYKARSPSIYLRRKAFHKRCGTSHILRYSLLKFPQEGAENRLELNQFYNEHQHISTRLEQRGITLQSLPFIGAICIVENGENIYQKSFQQLHHVKLDPISRLKDWRNFRRLTPEICQEFGLYRLEKISAGV comes from the coding sequence ATGCTAGCGTTTATTATTCCGCTTAAGAGTCGCCAAGTTTCTGATTCTTGGATCGGGGTGTCTCAACTGTTTGAGCGTTGTTTAAAGTCGGTGTGTCAGCAAAGTGGTGCTGAGTTTCGGGTGATTGTCGTTTGCAATGAACGCCCTGCTATCTCATTTCATCATCCTGCTGTTTCTTATTTAGAGGTTGACTTTTTACCCACCGATCTAAGTTTTCCCGCAAAAGGGTTAGATAAGGGACGAAGAATTGTGGAAGGGTTGGTGGCAGCGAGGGACTTTTCTCCGACTCACATTGCGATTGTCGATGCAGATGATTGCGTCAGTAAAAGATTGGCGGGGTTTGTAAAACAGCACCCGGAATCTGAGGGTTGGTTTTTCGATCGGGGGTATTTGTACAAAGCGCGATCGCCCTCAATTTATCTGCGTAGGAAAGCATTCCACAAGCGCTGCGGGACAAGTCATATTCTGCGCTATTCTCTTTTGAAATTCCCTCAAGAAGGAGCTGAAAATAGGCTAGAACTTAATCAATTCTATAACGAGCATCAGCATATTTCTACTCGACTAGAACAACGAGGAATTACCCTTCAGTCATTACCTTTTATTGGCGCTATTTGCATTGTTGAAAATGGAGAAAACATTTACCAGAAAAGCTTTCAGCAACTTCACCATGTTAAACTCGATCCGATCTCCCGCTTAAAGGATTGGCGTAACTTTCGCCGACTGACGCCTGAGATTTGTCAAGAATTTGGCTTGTATAGGCTTGAGAAAATAAGTGCTGGCGTTTGA
- a CDS encoding Uma2 family endonuclease, with translation MQIENQKLYPPEEYLNLDTSSEERHEYHNGLIISMSGATPNHNQIAGNFYAVLNFALKHQPYRVFINEPRLWIPRKRVYTYPDVMVVQDELQLQEERQDTLMNPMLVVEVMSGTTRSYDKDAKFTAYRTIPSFQEYILIDQYTMHIEQYFRTEQRRWAFLEYDNSDDVISLNSLSLQVGLMDIYEKVDLDRI, from the coding sequence ATGCAAATTGAAAATCAAAAACTCTACCCCCCTGAAGAATACCTAAATTTGGATACTAGCTCGGAAGAACGGCATGAATATCACAATGGTCTAATTATCTCAATGAGTGGCGCAACTCCGAATCATAATCAAATTGCGGGTAACTTTTACGCAGTTTTAAATTTTGCCCTTAAGCACCAACCCTATCGCGTCTTTATTAACGAACCCCGGCTTTGGATTCCCCGAAAACGCGTTTATACTTATCCTGATGTCATGGTGGTTCAGGACGAATTACAATTACAAGAAGAACGACAAGATACGCTCATGAACCCGATGTTGGTTGTGGAAGTGATGTCGGGAACAACTCGAAGTTACGATAAAGATGCAAAGTTTACAGCTTATCGGACGATTCCTAGTTTTCAAGAATATATCTTGATCGATCAATATACAATGCACATTGAGCAATACTTCAGAACTGAGCAAAGACGCTGGGCTTTTTTGGAGTATGACAATAGCGATGATGTTATTTCTCTAAATTCTCTTTCGTTGCAAGTCGGGCTGATGGATATCTATGAGAAGGTTGATTTGGATAGAATATAA
- a CDS encoding toll/interleukin-1 receptor domain-containing protein: MNQFQDAFISYGRADSKAFAQKLNARLVEQGLEVWFDFDDIPLGVDYQKQIDDGIEKSDNFLFVIAPHSINSPYCRLEVELALKRNKRIIPLLHVEQISRDTWQQRFPQGTDTEWEAYTVQGRHSSFTHMHPEIAKINWVYFRENVDDFEQAFQGLLTLLERHKAYVHRHTYFLAKALEWERNQKRSPYLLVGEERASAQQWLNLRFQEEQPPCIPTDLHCEFITESIKNARNLMTDVFLAYAEEDIAVMEQIRRSLRREGLTVWTNKTDIQTGIDFQEAIARGIEGADNLVYLMSPSAVTSAYCQTELDHALSLNKRIVPLLVQPLDPSQIPPALKDIQYIDLTDRTVDEDYQRHESNLIRTLRHDAAYHEAHKVLLTKALKWKRQQENPSILLRGYNLRHAEAWLKTAQQRTHYLPLPVQAEFITESLRQPPGIALDVFVSYSRTDSDFARRLNDALQIQGKTTWFDQESIASGSDFQQEIYRGIENSDHFLFIISPNSIQSPYCADEVEYAKSLNKRIVTILHRPVNPADLHPVLASVQWIDFNHHDGDFSANFKELVRTLDTDLAHLHAHTRLLVRAIEWDNKDRKESLLLRGDDLEEAEQWLAQSATKNPKPTSLQQDYINSSRSVEEATQQAARILQEAVAKGRRRIQIGTAVMAIAFLLAGIAGASARRATHQAKQAQSGIEVATAKEEILTGQPFDALLIALQAGQNLKPYTQSKDPQWDDLKVRATNALQLALSEVREKNSLKHKNTPTFFYFTPNGQTLISGCIDRTLYVWNAENGQLIRTFDRVQAFDFSVDGQILALVGSDNEIQLWHTDTGEQLHTLKGAQGTIRNVQFSPDAQTLVSINTDNVLQLWNLADGQFIKTLGTVQAFTFSSNSQAIAAAISDRTIQLWNANTGKPLSTLKGTEAQVSLLKFSSDDRAIATVSANRTMQLWDLNTGKPLYAYKETPDRVTRLQFSPNGQTIALHGEDKKLQLVNRASGQRMKTFEAIQFFDFSTTNPVLALRSQNKRLQFWNLAQGKVTQAFEEIQFFNFSPDGRRLVTVDEHQIIHVRDLATNKQLGILKGHEDDVIDIKFSPDGQTIASASWDNTIKVWQLPDRTSPIVSIYQDDAKLTSFSPDGQRIAFIHSDNIIIIQDITTNQEIYRIPGNYEEARNLEFSPDGKLLLLVSGKNPRQFQSKLWNLESGQEIRNLPGHQGKIHWIEFSPDNRLLALFGTAEEKTIIKLWDLKTNREIRRFDRLNYWASFTFSADGQRLAFINSENTVSVRDIVTDREILSIPDTQGETKDIAFSPDGQILALAGVDETLRLWNIQENKAIASFEEANIFRFSPDGQKLALVKNRKIIHLWDTATAQEQILPGHRTNITSLIFSPDSQAIASTSWDDTFKLWNIATGREIRTFKGHQSDVTHVIFSPDGQTITSASTDRTVRIWRVLDFEALMALSCNWIELYLSSYPEKRPLCEGYLPPTLEDRPLEARRNRIGIRF; encoded by the coding sequence ATGAATCAATTTCAAGATGCTTTCATTTCCTATGGTCGGGCTGATAGTAAAGCGTTTGCCCAAAAACTGAACGCTCGTCTGGTTGAGCAAGGGTTAGAAGTCTGGTTTGACTTTGATGATATTCCCCTAGGCGTGGATTACCAAAAGCAAATTGACGATGGGATTGAAAAGTCGGATAACTTCCTATTTGTGATTGCTCCCCACTCGATCAACTCTCCCTATTGTCGCTTAGAGGTGGAATTGGCCCTCAAGCGCAACAAGCGGATTATTCCCCTATTGCACGTCGAACAAATTAGCCGAGACACCTGGCAACAACGGTTTCCCCAAGGGACAGATACCGAGTGGGAAGCCTACACCGTTCAGGGCAGGCATTCTAGCTTTACCCATATGCACCCAGAAATTGCCAAGATTAACTGGGTGTATTTTCGGGAAAATGTCGATGACTTTGAGCAAGCTTTTCAGGGATTATTAACCCTCCTCGAACGGCATAAAGCTTACGTGCATCGCCACACCTATTTTTTAGCTAAAGCGTTGGAGTGGGAGCGCAACCAGAAGCGATCGCCCTATTTGTTAGTAGGGGAAGAACGCGCCTCTGCACAACAATGGCTCAATCTACGCTTCCAAGAGGAGCAGCCGCCCTGTATCCCCACTGATTTACACTGCGAGTTTATTACCGAAAGTATCAAAAACGCTCGCAATCTGATGACCGATGTTTTCCTTGCCTATGCTGAAGAAGACATCGCCGTCATGGAACAGATTCGCAGGAGCCTGCGGCGTGAAGGGTTGACCGTCTGGACAAACAAGACTGATATTCAAACCGGGATAGACTTTCAAGAGGCGATCGCACGCGGCATTGAGGGCGCAGATAACCTCGTTTACCTGATGTCTCCATCGGCCGTTACATCGGCTTACTGCCAAACCGAACTCGACCATGCCTTGTCTTTAAATAAGCGGATCGTTCCCCTCCTGGTTCAACCCCTCGATCCCTCCCAAATTCCCCCCGCCCTCAAAGATATTCAATATATTGACTTAACCGATCGAACCGTTGACGAAGATTACCAACGCCACGAAAGCAATCTCATCCGCACCTTGCGCCACGATGCAGCCTATCACGAAGCCCATAAAGTGCTGCTGACCAAAGCGCTGAAGTGGAAGCGACAACAGGAAAACCCCAGTATCCTGTTACGGGGTTACAACTTGCGCCATGCCGAAGCCTGGTTAAAGACTGCCCAACAGCGAACGCATTATCTCCCGCTACCCGTTCAAGCAGAATTCATTACCGAGAGCTTGCGCCAACCCCCCGGAATTGCGCTAGATGTGTTTGTCTCCTACTCTCGAACCGATTCAGACTTTGCTCGCCGCTTAAACGATGCCTTGCAGATTCAGGGTAAAACTACCTGGTTCGATCAAGAAAGTATTGCATCGGGGAGTGATTTTCAGCAGGAAATTTATCGCGGGATTGAAAACTCCGATCATTTCTTGTTTATTATTTCTCCCAACTCCATTCAGTCTCCCTATTGTGCCGATGAGGTGGAGTATGCCAAGTCGCTGAATAAGCGGATTGTCACCATCCTACATCGACCCGTTAACCCGGCCGATCTGCATCCGGTGCTGGCTAGCGTGCAGTGGATTGACTTTAATCATCACGATGGCGATTTTTCAGCCAACTTCAAGGAACTGGTTCGCACCCTAGACACCGATCTGGCTCATCTCCACGCCCATACGCGGCTGCTGGTGCGGGCGATTGAGTGGGATAACAAAGATCGCAAAGAGAGCTTATTGCTGCGGGGAGATGACTTGGAGGAGGCCGAACAATGGCTAGCCCAAAGCGCCACTAAAAACCCAAAGCCAACGAGTTTACAGCAGGACTACATTAACTCTAGCCGCTCGGTGGAAGAAGCCACCCAACAAGCGGCCCGAATCTTACAGGAGGCGGTTGCGAAGGGGCGACGGCGCATTCAGATTGGTACGGCAGTGATGGCGATCGCGTTTCTCCTCGCTGGGATTGCAGGGGCGTCTGCTCGTCGAGCCACCCATCAGGCAAAGCAAGCCCAATCTGGGATTGAGGTCGCTACTGCCAAGGAGGAAATTTTAACCGGGCAGCCCTTCGATGCACTACTGATCGCGCTGCAAGCCGGACAGAATCTCAAACCTTATACTCAATCTAAAGACCCCCAGTGGGACGATCTCAAAGTCAGAGCGACAAATGCTTTACAGCTAGCCCTCTCGGAAGTGCGGGAAAAAAACTCGCTCAAACATAAAAATACGCCGACGTTCTTCTACTTCACCCCGAATGGACAGACCCTGATTTCTGGCTGCATAGATCGCACCCTCTATGTCTGGAATGCCGAAAATGGTCAACTGATTAGAACCTTTGATCGGGTTCAAGCTTTTGACTTTAGTGTAGACGGTCAGATTCTCGCGTTGGTCGGTTCCGACAACGAAATTCAGCTTTGGCATACTGACACGGGCGAGCAACTGCATACGTTAAAGGGCGCGCAAGGGACCATCCGCAACGTTCAATTCAGTCCGGATGCTCAAACCCTCGTTTCAATTAATACCGATAACGTGCTGCAACTCTGGAATCTGGCGGATGGTCAGTTCATCAAAACCTTGGGAACTGTTCAAGCTTTTACCTTTAGCTCGAATAGTCAGGCGATCGCGGCGGCTATCTCCGATCGGACCATTCAGCTTTGGAACGCCAATACCGGCAAACCCCTTTCAACCCTAAAAGGCACCGAAGCTCAAGTGAGTTTGCTGAAGTTCAGCTCCGACGATCGGGCGATCGCGACCGTCAGCGCCAATCGTACCATGCAGCTTTGGGATCTCAATACCGGCAAGCCCCTATACGCCTATAAAGAAACGCCCGATCGGGTGACTCGCCTTCAATTTAGCCCCAATGGTCAAACCATCGCCCTGCATGGTGAAGACAAAAAACTTCAGCTTGTCAACCGGGCAAGCGGTCAGAGGATGAAAACCTTTGAAGCCATTCAATTCTTCGATTTCAGCACCACTAACCCTGTCCTCGCCTTGCGGAGTCAAAATAAAAGGCTCCAATTCTGGAATCTCGCCCAGGGTAAAGTCACTCAAGCCTTTGAAGAAATTCAATTCTTTAACTTCAGCCCAGATGGTCGCAGGCTAGTGACCGTTGATGAACATCAAATTATTCATGTTCGAGACTTGGCAACCAACAAGCAACTTGGCATACTCAAGGGACATGAAGATGATGTCATCGATATCAAGTTTAGCCCCGACGGTCAGACGATTGCTTCTGCAAGTTGGGATAATACCATCAAAGTCTGGCAATTGCCCGATCGCACTTCGCCCATCGTCAGTATCTATCAAGATGACGCTAAGTTAACGAGCTTTAGCCCCGATGGTCAGAGAATCGCCTTTATCCACTCCGATAACATCATTATCATTCAAGACATCACGACAAATCAGGAAATTTACCGCATCCCTGGAAACTATGAGGAAGCGCGGAACCTGGAATTTAGTCCCGATGGGAAATTGCTACTCTTGGTGAGTGGTAAAAATCCAAGACAGTTCCAAAGCAAACTCTGGAATCTAGAATCGGGTCAGGAAATTCGCAACCTTCCCGGACATCAGGGAAAAATTCATTGGATAGAATTTAGTCCAGACAATCGATTGCTTGCTTTGTTTGGCACCGCTGAAGAAAAGACAATTATCAAACTCTGGGATCTTAAAACGAACCGGGAAATTCGCAGATTCGATCGCCTGAATTACTGGGCGTCTTTCACGTTTAGTGCGGATGGCCAGAGGTTGGCGTTCATCAATTCAGAGAATACGGTGAGTGTCCGGGATATAGTAACCGATCGAGAAATTCTGAGCATTCCTGACACTCAAGGCGAGACTAAGGACATAGCATTTAGCCCAGATGGTCAGATCCTAGCCTTAGCGGGTGTTGATGAAACGTTGCGTCTGTGGAATATTCAGGAGAACAAAGCGATCGCCTCTTTTGAGGAAGCCAACATTTTTCGGTTTAGCCCAGATGGCCAAAAACTTGCCTTGGTGAAAAATCGTAAAATTATCCATCTGTGGGATACGGCAACTGCTCAAGAGCAAATTTTGCCAGGACACCGGACGAATATCACTAGCCTAATCTTTAGTCCCGATAGTCAGGCGATCGCCTCCACCAGTTGGGATGATACCTTTAAACTCTGGAATATCGCCACGGGTCGGGAAATTCGCACCTTTAAAGGACATCAATCTGATGTCACCCACGTTATTTTTAGCCCGGATGGTCAAACCATTACATCAGCTAGCACCGATAGAACGGTGAGAATCTGGCGAGTCTTGGATTTTGAAGCATTAATGGCGCTCAGTTGCAACTGGATAGAGCTTTACCTCAGCAGCTACCCAGAAAAACGTCCTTTGTGTGAGGGATATCTGCCACCCACGCTAGAAGATCGACCCCTTGAAGCCAGAAGAAATAGAATTGGTATCCGTTTCTAA
- a CDS encoding DUF4231 domain-containing protein has translation MAKKKTYYDYLRQELGELVEQLQLPDLYKQSLKRRWLDQVVWADKKAAECRRWHYRLRLTTIIGGVILPALVGINFEVGNDNPAFRKWFPYLPFALSQVIAVSAAVEEFCRFGDRWRDYRQTAENLKAEGWQYLQLSSSYGSVNSHLEGYPLFASRVESIIKNDVQNYISELVKQQAKQEEEIEKYLVTAQEVSQDKTLFAPVETARLPEGAIAEYAFNGTAEPTQNGTAGTATLLSPSALTAGASLSADSTAVPKPGVAGILRTRHNTVFKLSPQPSEALPPTAKIEIENGMVFGLQAYRDGGSNHLCITLTQGLGAESRNTWYAYAPHVEILDRNGQAIAPAAPTAIATPPTVVAQNGTVELPVPYLSQVDNVKNPFGSCNVTSLAMCLKYFGVQQNNPSQQFEDELQDWLEARGLDRHEPHALVQAVKAYGCQDRFTTTATLEQVKQWLAQGNPCVVHGYFTSYGHIIAIIGYNSKGLIVHDPYGEWTPNGYDRNDDSRPEKGKALTYSYEMIKRTCIDAEFWVHFISKPGFQPTLTQAAATPAPQEPTQPCTNFITVEQLIQIAGPDAPQQRLHELTPGVNQTLTRYEINTPLRIAHFISQVTHECDCFHAMEEYASGEDYEGWTELGNTQPGDGKRFKGRGLIQLTGRHNYELFSQTMGIDFTAKPELVAQAPYAVLAAGWYWDDRDINQLADRDDIRAVTKAINGGYNGLDDREKYLRAAKRVLGC, from the coding sequence ATGGCTAAGAAAAAAACATACTACGACTATTTACGGCAAGAATTGGGCGAACTGGTCGAACAGTTACAACTGCCCGATTTGTACAAACAATCTTTGAAACGGCGCTGGCTCGATCAAGTCGTTTGGGCCGATAAAAAAGCGGCTGAATGCCGTCGCTGGCACTATCGGTTGCGCCTTACCACCATCATCGGTGGCGTCATTTTACCCGCGCTAGTGGGGATTAACTTTGAAGTTGGTAATGATAATCCCGCCTTTCGCAAATGGTTTCCTTACCTGCCCTTTGCCTTAAGTCAGGTGATTGCAGTCAGTGCAGCCGTTGAAGAGTTTTGTCGCTTTGGCGATCGCTGGCGCGACTATCGACAAACCGCCGAAAATCTGAAAGCCGAAGGTTGGCAGTATCTGCAACTGAGCAGTTCCTATGGCAGCGTGAACAGTCACCTCGAAGGCTATCCTCTGTTTGCGAGTCGGGTGGAAAGCATCATCAAAAATGATGTCCAAAACTATATTTCCGAGTTAGTGAAACAGCAAGCCAAACAAGAAGAGGAAATTGAAAAATATTTAGTCACCGCCCAAGAAGTCAGTCAAGATAAAACCCTCTTTGCGCCCGTAGAAACAGCCCGGTTGCCAGAGGGGGCGATCGCAGAATATGCCTTTAACGGCACCGCAGAACCGACGCAGAACGGGACTGCTGGAACTGCAACCCTACTGTCTCCTAGCGCGCTGACTGCCGGAGCCTCCTTAAGCGCGGACTCTACGGCGGTACCTAAACCAGGGGTCGCCGGAATTCTCAGAACTCGACACAACACCGTGTTTAAACTCAGCCCTCAGCCCTCTGAGGCGCTACCCCCTACCGCTAAGATTGAGATTGAGAACGGCATGGTCTTTGGCTTGCAGGCGTATCGAGATGGCGGCAGCAATCACCTTTGCATTACCCTAACTCAAGGGCTAGGAGCCGAAAGCCGCAATACCTGGTATGCGTACGCCCCCCATGTTGAGATTTTAGACCGCAACGGACAGGCGATCGCACCGGCTGCACCAACGGCGATCGCCACTCCCCCCACCGTTGTCGCTCAAAACGGCACCGTGGAATTGCCCGTTCCCTATCTCTCCCAAGTAGACAACGTTAAAAATCCCTTTGGCAGTTGCAATGTCACCAGCCTTGCCATGTGCCTCAAATATTTTGGCGTGCAGCAGAATAATCCAAGCCAACAGTTTGAAGATGAATTGCAAGATTGGCTAGAAGCCAGAGGCCTCGATCGTCACGAGCCTCACGCTTTAGTCCAAGCCGTAAAAGCTTACGGCTGTCAGGATCGCTTTACCACCACCGCCACCCTCGAACAGGTCAAGCAATGGCTCGCTCAAGGCAACCCCTGCGTGGTGCATGGCTATTTCACCTCCTACGGCCACATTATCGCGATCATTGGCTATAACAGCAAAGGATTGATCGTTCACGACCCCTATGGCGAATGGACGCCAAACGGATACGATCGCAACGACGACAGCCGTCCGGAGAAAGGGAAAGCCTTGACATACTCCTACGAGATGATTAAGCGCACTTGTATAGACGCCGAATTCTGGGTTCACTTTATTTCTAAACCGGGCTTCCAACCGACTCTTACCCAAGCTGCTGCAACACCCGCTCCTCAAGAGCCAACTCAGCCCTGTACTAACTTCATTACCGTCGAGCAACTCATTCAAATTGCTGGGCCCGATGCTCCCCAACAACGCCTGCACGAACTCACGCCTGGAGTCAACCAAACCCTAACGCGCTATGAAATTAACACGCCCCTGCGGATCGCCCACTTCATCTCCCAAGTCACCCATGAATGCGACTGCTTCCATGCAATGGAAGAATATGCTTCGGGCGAAGATTACGAAGGCTGGACTGAGCTAGGCAACACTCAACCCGGAGATGGCAAACGGTTTAAAGGACGGGGTCTGATTCAGCTAACAGGACGGCACAATTATGAACTCTTTTCTCAAACAATGGGCATCGATTTTACAGCCAAGCCAGAATTAGTTGCTCAAGCCCCTTACGCCGTACTAGCAGCCGGGTGGTATTGGGACGATCGCGATATTAATCAACTCGCCGATCGCGATGATATCCGCGCTGTCACCAAAGCGATTAACGGCGGCTATAACGGTCTAGACGATCGCGAAAAGTATTTACGGGCTGCCAAAAGAGTCCTCGGTTGCTAG